The DNA segment GATCCCAAAGCCCAGTTGCTGATAGATATTGCTACTGATATTGGGAATCACGGGAGAAAGAAGATAGGCGGCTAGTCTCACAGATTCTAAAACAGTGTACAGTACTGTTTCTACTTCCTGTTGTCGTTCTTGTTTATATAACGACCAAGGGGCTTGATCATCAATAAACTTATTACTGGCTTGCACCAGTGAAAGCACGACCCCACAAGCTTGATTAAAAGCTAACACTTCGTAGGCTTGTTTGACCTTTGCTCCTAAATCTACACCCAATGCTTTCAATGTATTTTCCGCAGGAATATCTTCATTGGTAATCGATAAAGCATAATTAGCGCAGTATTTTTTCACCATGTTCAGGGTGCGATTGAGCAAATTACCTAAGTCATTTGCCAAATCTGCATTTAGCACATGGATGAATCTAACTTCATTAAAGTCGCCATCTTTGCCAAATTCGATTTCCTTAAGGAAGTAATAACGAACTGCATCACTACCATACTGCTGGACTAGTCCTACAGGATCTACGGTATTACCTAGACTTTTACCCATTTTTTGACCATCTTTGGTCAAAAAGCCGTGTCCAAAAACTCTATCTGGTAAAGGTAAGCCAGCAGATAAAAGCATCGCCGGCCAGTAAACAGCATGGAAACGTAAGATATCCTTACCAATCAGGTGCAAGTTAATCGGCCACCATTTTCCTAAGGCATTTTCTAAGGTTGGTTCATCCTCTGGATCTAACAATGCTGTGACGTAAGCTAGCAAGGCATCGAACCAAACATATAAGGTATGCTTTGGATCATTGGGTACTGGAAAACCCCAATCTAGATTTACCCGCGAAATGGAAAAGTCTTGCAACCCTTGGCTAACAAAGTTGAGGACTTCATTACGACGGCTTTCAGGCTGGATAAAATCTGGGTGAGACTGGTAAAACTCTTCTAATTGAGTTTGATATTTCGAGAGACGGAAAAAGTAGTTTTGTTCGTCTCTCCACTCAACTTCTTTATTAACATGGATAGGGCAGCGATTTCCTTCTAATAATTCCCTTTCTTCTTTAAATTCCTCACAAGATACACAGTACCAGCCTTTTTGCTGTCCTTGGTAGATGTCGCCAGCCTCCCACACCCGTGCAAAAAATTCGTCTACAATGGCTTTGTGACGCACAGCCGTAGTTCGACTAAAGCGATCGTATTGAATATTCAACAACCGCCACAAACTCATAAAGCTGGGGACAATTTCGTCACAAAACTCTTGCGGGGCTTTTCCTAAACTCTCGGCTGAACGCTGAATTTTCTGCCCATGCTCATCTGTACCTGTTATCAGCAGCACATCACGCCCTAATAACTTCTGAAACCTCGCCACTGCGTCTGCGGCCATTGTTGTGTAGGCACTACCAATGTGAGGAACATCGTTTACATAATACAGAGGTGTTGTCAGTGCAAATGTTTTTTCTGCTTTATTCACTAGATTCATGGAAAATAAAAAATTAACTTATAAAAACGTTTTATATCTTAACTTCTATCAACAAATTCACGCAATTATACGATAATAGCTCCTTTTGCTGAAATAACACTTTAATATTAGCAAATTTACCATCCAAAGTATTATTTTGTAATACCTATGAATCCAAATAATCCTAAACAAAAGACTGAAATCAACTATTAATAATTTTGGAGAATGCTTTCATTACATTTATGGTGATGAAGAACACAAATCTCCCAAACTAGAGAATTTTGCGGCTTTTGTGGATAAAACATTTCTACCTTAAGACGGTCAACGCAAGGGTGAAGAAATGTAAAAATTAAATCAAGATAAACTGCGATATTTTCCCAAAAAAACACATTGATCAGGCATGAGTGCAAATAACCCCCTAGATATTTCTCGGATATTCTTAACAACACTCTCTACTAAAATGTTCCGCTATTACGAGGATCGCATTCCCCAAGATGCTAGTTTGTTAATAGTGAGCAATCATCGCAGTTTTATGGATGCACTAACTTTAATGGCGGCTTTATCGAATCCGATTCGTTTTGCTTGTCATCACTATATGGGACAAGTGCCAATATTGCGGGAGATTGTTACAGGACAATTGGGTTGCTTTCCTTTAGAAGAAAATCAACATCGTCAGCAAAGCTTTTTTGTGCAGTCACAAAAGCTACTACAAACAAAACAAATGGTGGGAGTATTTCCTGAAGGTGCTGATCCGATGGTGAAATATACTCCAGCCAATGAAGTAGGGGAATTTCGCCGGGGCTTTGCTCATCTAGCGTTACGTTCTCAAGTCAAGAACTTAGCAGTGTTACCAGTAGCGATCGCTTCCTTAGAAGAGAGTAACACTTCGGCTTTTCCCCTAAAATTATTAAGTTTGTTCGACCCTTCCGAACCATTATTCAATCAATATGGTTGGCATCCCCTGGTAATCTATCATCGAGTGGCTGTCTTAGTCGGTCGTCCTTATTGGATTACAGCCCAACATCACAACCAATATCACGGTAAACAGGCGAAAAATGTTGTGGCTGAACTAACCACACATTGCCATGATGAAATCGCTACTTTACTCGCTCAAGGTTGTTATTAAGTACAACTTACGCAGGAAAAGGAAAAAGCAAGGGTATAGGGGTTTAAGGGTATAGGGGTTTAAGAATAATCAGCCAGTTCTTTAATTTACTAGTAAATAGGATCATAATCGATATAGCAAATCTTTTTTTATGCCTAGATTAATCTCTAGGATCATCATTAATTAATCAAAGTATCTTCAAGGAAGATTTATACAGTACAAGCTATGATTTTAACTGGACTATGAAGCTTCACCCTTGTATTGTCCTATTGATACAAAGTATGAGGTTGACATAGGGTAAAGTTTATAAAAACAGCAAATAGAATTTAAATTTTACAATGCCAGACGTTGAACTAAAGCCGTGTTTCCTAACTCCTAGACGAGTACGACCTGAGTATCCGTTGTTCGTCTATTTGCCAGGAATGGATGGAACTGGTCAATTGTTGCGATCGCAAACGGCGGGGTTAGAAATTGGCTTTGATGTCCGTTGTTTGGCGATCCCCCGCCAAGACCTCACTAGCTGGGATGTCCTCACCAATAATGTCCTAGACTTAATTCATGCAGAATTAGAAAAAAGTTCCCAAAGAGCAGTCTACTTGTGTGGTGAGTCTTTCGGGGGGTGTTTGGCGATGAAAGTAGCCACTAAATCGCCCCACTTATTTAAGCGTCTAATTCTGATTAATTCCGCCTCAGCTTTTAAACTCCGTCCTTGGTTGGATGGGCTGTCTCAAATGGTGCAATTAGTCCCTGAATGCCTTTATGATGCGGGCGCACTAGGTTTATTACCATTTTTGGCATCATTGCAGCGTATATCTCGGAATATTCGCCAAGAACTGCTAAAAACCATGCGTTATGTTCCACCAGAGACGGTGCTTTGGCGGTTATCTTTATTGCGAGAATTTGATATCAGTGATGAGAAATTGCGTTCTCTGACTCAAGCAACCTTATTAATTGCCGGTGGAAGCGATCGCCTGTTACCATCCGTTAGTGAAGCTGCGCGCCTAGCAAATATTATCTCTAACTCTCAGAAAGTCGTTCTACCTAATAGTGGACACGCCTGCTTATTAGAGGAAGATGTAAATCTCTATGAAATTCTCCAAGTTCATAACTTTCTAGAAATTAAAAGCCCCAAAATTTCTCATCTCAAAATTCCCCAACAAAAAATTTGATATGTATAATGTTTTTTCTCTGTGTCTCCGTGGTGGAAATATTAAACCCTAGAGATACAGAGAATTGTCCTGGTTGATAGATGTCAAGGCTTGCAATTATCGACTAAAACCAAAACAGAGGGTCTGATAAGGATGATGACAAGCAATGCCAGACAAACCACCCGCAAACATAGAAAAAAATACTAAACCATCTGTAATAGATGCTGTTGCTCAAATTGGGAAAGCAACGGTTAAGCAGACACAAAATTTATTTGAGCAAGGTACTCAAATAACGGGTAACGTCATCAACCATATTAGTGAGAATTGGTTGATTAGAAGAATTTCAGGATTTTTGAATCTTAATTGGCTAATTGGGGCAAGTGACAACGTAGACATAGAAAAAGTTGCTACCTCAGTTAACAAACTCAAACAAAAGTATCCCCAGGAATCACCAAGCCAAATTGCCCACCGCATCATGATGGACAAAGCAGCTAAATCTGGTGGAGTAGGTCTAGCGAGTAGCATTTTACCTGGAGTAGCCGCCGCCTTATTTGCAGTGGATTTAGCTGCAACAATGAAATTGCAGACAGAAATGCTTTATCAGATTGCTGCTGCTTACGGACTTGATTTGAAAGATCCTGCTCGAAAAGGGGAGCTTTTGACAATTTTTGGTTTAGGACTGGGTGGAAATCGCCTCCTGAAAGCAGCCGGATTAGCCCTACTACGTAATATACCCTTTGCTGGTGCGGCGATCGCTGCCAGTTCCAATGCCACACTCAGCTATTCTTTAGGATATGCAGCTTGTCGATTTTACGAAGCCAAGTTAGACGCTGCAACATCCATCAATTCTCCAGAAACATTGTCAAACTTAAAAGCCGAGAGCGAGAAATATTTAGAAAAAGCGATCGCTCAAGAAGCCATCATGGATCAGATATTAGTTCACATGATCCTCGCCAGCCATCCAGAGAAAACTTGGGAAGAAATCTTACCAGACTTGCAAGTTGCCAACCTCAGCCCCACATCCTTAGCAGCCATCAAGCAAAATATCAAATCACCCCAACCATTCGAGCAACTGCTGAACCAGTTAAATCGTGATTTTGCCGTCCCCTTACTAGCTCGTTGTCGCAAAATTGCCGAACTAGACCATCAGAGTGAACCAAGAGAGCTAGAAATAATCAATGCGATCGCCAAGAAATTTGATATTAGTCACGAATTAGGGGTGTAAGGGTGTAGGGAATCCCATCAATAGTAATTAATTCTTCCCCTTGATCCTTGTTTTTCTGATTCCTTATCTCTTCCTAATCCCCATTACCCCTTATCCCCAGAGGGGGCCCCACCTTCCCCAGTCCCCAGTCCCCAATCCCCCCTATCCTGAAACAAAAATTTTGAGCAATACTGGTACAGGAAAGCATATATACATAGACAAGACCCCAACATGGCAATTCAACTGAGTGATAAGCCTCTGCTAGAATGGGCAGGCGATACTTTGGCGATCGCATTATTTGAAGATGCAGTCGAGTTAACTGGTGAACTAGGAAGTTTAGATGAAAAGTTTGCCGGCATCTTAAAAGAGCTAATTACTGAAGAAGAGTTTACAGGCAAAGCCAACAGCACGGTTTTTACTCGTGTGAGTTCTAATATCCCAGTACGGAAAATAATTTTGGTGGGTTTAGGCAAAACTGAAGCCTTCAAAATAGAAACCTTAAGACGTGCGGCGGCGGCTGTAGGTAAAGTAGGCAAAAAACAAAAAAGCAAAGTTATCGGACTGAGTTTTCCTTTGTGGAATAATGACCCTACGGCCTCAGCTCAAGCAATTGCTGAAGGCTTGCAGTTAGCACTCTATCAAGATAATCGCTTTAAATCAGACCCAGAAGACAAAGGTTCTCAAGTCGAAACAGTAGAATTACTTGGTTTTGCCGGACAAGAAGCGGCAATTAACCGAGCAAATCAAATCGTTTCTGGGGTAATCTTGGCTCGCCAGTTGGTAGCAGCACCAGCAAATAGTGTCACACCAATTACAATGGCAGAAACGGCTCAACAGATTGCCCAAGATTATGGTTTACAAATAGAAATTTTAGAGCAGGAAGATTGCGAAAAACTAGGCATGGGTGCATTTTTAGGAGTTGCCCTCGCCTCAGATTTACCACCTAAATTTATTCACTTAACTTACAAACCAGAAGGCACACCCAAGCGCAAACTAGCAATTGTGGGTAAAGGTCTAACCTTCGATTCCGGTGGACTCAACATTAAAGGCGCTGGTAGTGGTATCGAAACCATGAAAATTGATATGGGAGGTGCAGCAGCTACCTTAGGCGCAGCCAAAGCCATTGCCCAAATCAAACCAAATGTAGAAGTTCACTTCATCTCAGCCGTGACCGAAAACATGATTAGCGGTAAGGCTATGCACCCAGGAGACATCCTGACTGCATCCAATGGCAAAACCATCGAAGTAAACAACACCGATGCCGAAGGGCGTTTAACCCTAGCAGATGCCCTAGTCTATACCGATAAATTGGGATTAGATGCGATCGTAGATCTAGCAACCCTCACCGGTGCCAATGTCATTGCTTTAGGTGATGACATTGCTGGTTTGTATACTCCCGATGATGCCTTAGCAGGGCAACTAGAGCAAGCCGCTAGTGAATCAGGGGAAAAGATTTGGCGGATGCCATTAGAAGAAAAATATTTTGAAGGACTAAAATCTGGCATTGCCGACATGAAAAACACCGGGCCTCGTCCTGGTGGTTCCATCACTGCTGCTTTGTTTCTCAAGCAGTTTGTCAAAGATACCGCGTGGGCGCACTTAGATATTGCCGGGCCAGTTTGGGCGGACAAAGAAAACGGCTACAACGGCCCAGGTGCTACTGGTTATGGTGTCAGGCTGTTAGTAGATTGGGTATTGAGTGAGTAGGGGGGGTAGGGGTATAGGGGTGTAGGGGTATAGGGGAAGGAATAATAAATTTCTTTTCCCTCACACCCTTACACCCTTACACCCTCACACCCTCATACACAATGTGCTATCTTGGGCTTGCCGCTAAAACTTGTTGCAATTGTCACAAGAGAGATGCGGTGGTGAGAAAGTTAAGATTTTTCAGCCAAGCCATCTGGTAAAATTTGTAAGGTTTCTAGAAGCTTTGAGCAATGGGATCGACTTGCGTACGGATAGCAATTGACGCAATGGGAGGGGATCACGCACCCAATGAAATCGTAGCTGGCGCTGTGCGAGCAAGCGAAGAATTGGGTGTGAAAGTACTGTTGGTAGGTGATCCCCAACAAATTGCATCTGCCTTGCCACCAAAAACTAATTTGGAGAGGGTGGAGATCGTTCCTGCTGAGGAAGCGATCGCAATGGATGAGGAGCCTTTGAACGCGGTAAGACGCAAGCGCAAGGCTTCTATTAATGTGGCGATGGATTTAGTCAAGCGAGAGCAGGCGGATGCCATATTTTCGGCTGGCCATTCTGGTGCAGCTATGGCATCAGCTTTACTACGCTTGGGACGATTACCTGGAGTTGACCGCCCGGCGATTGGTACAGTGTTTCCCACAATCAAAGCTGGCAAACCTGTATTGATATTAGATGTGGGAGCCAATGTAGACTGCCGCCCTAAGTTTTTAGAGCAGTTTGCTGTGATTGGGTCAATTTACAGCCAGTATGTCTTAGGGACAGGGGAACCCAAGGTGGGTTTGTTGAATATTGGCGAGGAAGATACCAAAGGCAATGAATTAGCCTTACGTACTCACCAACTATTAAAGGACAATTCCAATATCAATTTTATTGGGAATGCCGAAGGGAGAGATGTACTTTCCGGCGAATTTGACGTGATTGTGTGTGATGGCTTTGTCGGCAATATTTTACTCAAATTTGCGGAGGCGATCGGCGGTGTAATTCTGCAAATCCTCCGGGAAGAATTGCCCCAAGGTTTACACGGTCAAATCGGTACAGCCATCTTAAAACCCAACCTGAAGCGCATTAAGCAGCGCATGGATCACGCAGAACACGGTGGTGCTTTGCTGTTAGGGGTATCAGGTGTTTGTCTAATCGGTCACGGTAGCTCTCAAGCTCCTTCAGTATTTAATGCCATTCGCATGGCCAAAGAAGCTGTAGATAATCAAGTGATGCAACAACTGCAATCCCAGTATGAAATTCTACACAGCACCAGCGATTAGCATTAGTTCTGCGGGTTATTAGTCAAAAGTAAATGACTAATGACTAATGACTAATGACTAATGACTAATAACTGATAGCTTGGGAGACTAGGAGTGCAAAACTTAGGCATCGCAATTACCGGGAGTGGTTCAGCAGTACCTGAAACTTCCCTTCACAACGAAGAATTAAGCCAACTGGTAGAGACATCAGACGAGTGGATCAGCACCAGAACCGGAATCCGCCAACGGCGTTTAGCCCTACCGACTGAATCATTAAGCAGTCTGGCGGCGGCGGCTAGTAGACAGGCGATCGCCTCGGCTGGCATTACAGCATCTGATATAGATTTGATTTTACTGGCAACTTCCACACCTGATGATTTGTTTGGTACTGCTACTAAAATCCAGGCTGAATTGGGAGCTAATAAAGCCGTAGCCTTTGATTTAACCGCCGCCTGTTCCGGCTTTGTCTTCGGTCTAGTCACAGCAGCTCAATTTATCAGAACTGGCGTATATCAGAATGTACTGTTGATCGGGGCTGATATTCTCTCCCGTTGGGTAGATTGGCAAGACAGACGTACTTGCGTGTTGTTTGGTGATGGTGCTGGGGCAGTTGTCTTGCAGGCGAACTCAAGCGATCGCTTATTGGGATTTGCCCTCAAAAGTGATGGGACACAAAACCATTATCTCAACCTAGCTTATCAAGGCACTGCCAAAGAAATTCTCCCCAATGTCAAGATTACTCAAGGCACATATCAACCCGTAACCATGAACGGCAAAGAAGTTTACCGCTTTGCCGCTCAAAAAGTCCCAGAAATCATTGATAAAGCTCTATTTGAGGCTCAACTAACTGTTGACCAAATCGATTGGCTACTACTACATCAAGCAAATCAACGCATTCTTGATACTGTAGCTCAACGCCTAAATATTCCTGCACACAAAGTAATTAGTAATCTCGCTAATTACGGCAATACCTCCGCCGCTTCCATCCCCCTAGCCCTAGATGAAGCCGTGCGAGAAGGTAAAATAAAACCAAACGATATCATTGCTACATCCGGCTTTGGAGCGGGTCTAACATGGGGTGCAGCAATTTTCCAATGGGGAAGATAATCAATTAAAAATTCAAAATGCAAAATTCAAAAATTGGATTGTTCATTTTGAATTTTTAATTTTGAATTTTGAATTAGAGCGAAGCGACTGACAAATGACAAAAACCGCATGGGTGTTCCCCGGACAAGGTTCTCAAGCACTGGGGATGGGAACAGACTTACTAGATATACCAACTGCCAAAGAAAAATTTGCTCAAGCTGAAGCAATCTTAGGCTGGTCTGTAAGCGAAATCTGCCAAAACGAAGAAAAATTATCACAGACACTCTACACCCAACCCAGTCTTTATGTAGTAGAGAGTATCCTTGCAGACCTGACAAAAGAACGGGGACACCAGCCAGATTTAGTTGCTGGTCATAGTTTAGGAGAATACATCGCCCTTTACGTTGCCGGCGTTTTTGAGTGGTCAGCTGGTTTAAAACTAGTCAAGCGACGAGCTGAACTCATGGATAGCGCCGCAGGCGGCATGATGGCGGCTATGATGAATTTTGACCGCGAACAGTTGGAAACAGTAATTTCCCAGACTCCTGATGTGGTGCTAGCAAACGATAATAGTCCGGCGCAAGTTGTTATATCCGGTACTCCAGAAGCTGTGCAGACAGTTATGTCTCAAGTCAAAGCCAAGCGTGCTGTCCCGTTGAAAGTTTCGGGAGCATTTCATTCACACCTCATGAATACGGCTGCTGTAGAGTTCCAAGAAATTCTGGAAACTGTAGAATTTCAACAGGCTAGTGTACCCGTATTATCAAACGTCGAGCCAGCGCCGGCTGTTGATGCCGCTATTTTAAAACAACGCCTTAGCCAACAGATGACTGGTTCAGTGCGCTGGCGAGAAATTTCTTTAACATTACCAGCCAACGGCATTGAGAAAGTCGTGGAAATCGGCCCTGGTAATGTACTAACAGGTTTGATTAAACGCACTACTGCTGATTTAATTTTAAAAAACATCCGCAACGCTGCGGAATTACCAAATTAGCGACTGGGGATTAGTTCGATAACGCTGCGAGAGGGTTTCCCTATCTACAAGACGTTACTCAAAAATGTTTCCCTTTCCATCCTTGCCCCCGTTCGGACTTCCCTGCGGGACGCTACGCTTTGGCGCAACCTCTAGCAGGGAAGCCTGCTTCAATCCCCAGTTCAAGACAAAAGTCAAAAGAAAAAATCTTTTGCCTTTTTACTTTTTACTTTTTTATCCCCAACCCCCAAACTCTTATGTCCCGAACCCGCGAACCATTGATTAGTCTGGCACTGTACCATGCCTTTAAGTGGTCAGTTGTCAGCCCGATGTTGCACACTTACTTTCGGGGTCGGATTTATGGTGTGGAAAATGTCCCCCAATCAGGCCCTGTAGTAGTTGTAAGTAATCATGCTAGTTACTTTGACCCGCCCATTGTCTCTAATTGTGTGCGTCGTCCAGTGGCATACATGGCAAAGCAAGAATTATTTGAAATTCCTGTTTTAGCACAGGCGATTAAATTATATGGTGCTTACCCAGTTAGTAGAGGAAGTGCCGATCGCAATGCCATTCGTGCAGCTCTAGAATATCTGGAAAATGGCTGGGCTGTAGGTGTGTTCATGGAAGGTACTCGCACCCCAGATGGTCGCATTAGTGACCCCAAAAGAGGCGCAGCCCTACTAGCAGCTAAAGCGAAAGCGCCGATATTACCTGTATGTTTGTGGGGTTCGGAGAATATTTTACAAAAAGGTTCCTCTGTGCCTCGTGCTGTGCCTCTAACAGTGAGAATTGGGAATTTAATTGATACTCCCAGTTCTACTAATAAAGACGAGTTAGAGTCAATAACCCAAAAGTGTGCCGCCGCCATTAATCAAATGCACGATTTAGGGCGCTGATTATCCAATTGGAGAAAATCTGCTGTAAGTAGGTAGCGATCGCTATTTGATTGTTGTATGTTGAAAATCAATTAATCAAATTTTTTGATACAGTATATGAGCGGTATTGAAGCCAAAAATCTGTGGCATCGATTAAATAATTTGGCACTAGTCCGCTTTTTGCTGTTAGTTGCGGCTGGTTGGGCGATCGTACAGCTTCTAGCTTACTTTGAGACAGTAATTATAATTTTTACTTTTGCAGCTATTTTGGCTTTTTTACTGAGCTATCCAGTGCAATGGCTACGCCGTTTTCTACCCCACAGTGTTGCAGTTGTCGTAGTTTTCCTAATCAGCATAGTGATTTTAGGAGGATTACTCATTACAGTTGGTGTAGCACTTTTATCTCAGGGTCAACAATTAATTGACAGTATATCGGCTTTCTTAACTTCTTTGTTACCTTTTTTGGAAAGAATAGAGAGATTGTTAAGTAACCGCAATCTACAAATAGATTTAAGTGTAATTCAAGAACAATTGCGAACCCAAGCTGTATCAACACTAGTTACCAGTTTAGCAATTGTGCAACAATTTCTCACTAATTTTGTGACATTTATCTTAATTGCCGTCGTAGCTTTTTTCATGCTACTAGATGGTGAAAAACTTTGGAATTTTATTCTCAAAATAGTTCCCCAAAAACGCCGCATTAGATTTACAAATATTATGCGGCGTAGTTTTCTAGGATTTTTTCGCGGTCAGTTATTATTGTGCTTGTTCCTGACAAGTTCAACATTTATTATTTTCTTATTATTACAAGTGCCTTTTGCTTTAATACTGTCTGTAATAGTAGGAATACTAGATATAATTCCTGGTATTGGAGCTACCTTAGGTGTGGGAACAATTACTTTAATTGTCTTATCTCAAGATGTTTGGTTAGCATTAAAAGTCTTAGCCGCTTGCGTAGTTCTCCAGCAAATTCAAGATAATTTGATTTCCCCTCGTATTATGCAAGGATCACTAAATCTCAATCCAGTAGTAGTATTTTTTGCTTTATTAGTAGGTGCTAGAGTCGCAGGTTTATTGGGTGTTTTTATCTCTATCCCAATCACGGGAGTAATTGTATCTTTATTTGAAATTGATGAGATGAAGTCTGAAGTTTAGCCAATAGTCAAGTCGCTTTGCTCCAATTAAAAATTCAAAAAAGGTCATTAGTTATTGATTTTTCCTTCTCCTACGCCATACCCTTTATTCTCATCTTCCATTTAATGTAAAATCGAAAGATGAGGATAAGAATAGAGAATCATGTCAGATTTAAGAACAGAGTTATCAGAAACTATAGATGAATCAGAGTGGGAATGGCTAATTCCCCATGCACAGAGAGACGCAGTGATTTTAATATCACTAGACTTGAACTTGCTAGATGTGGGAGAGGCGATCGCTAGTGATAATATACCTTCAGTTCAACGATGGATTGATGAGCAATTAATTAGTAAACCTTCTCCTCAGCAACTGGGAGAATGGAACACTAATCAGCAAAAGAGATTTAACACCTTGATCATACAGCCCTATGTTCTGGTGCAAGAAATAGCAGCATAGGTTAAGTAACTCCCACTGCTAACGCCATAAAAAAGGTAGGTGGGAGAAAAGGGAACTATTAACGCTTATGTTTTTCATCTGCACCTGTATAACCAGTAGCCACCCATAATAAAGCCCTAGCCCCATCACGCAAAGATTTTTCAATTGGTTCAGGAGAGTTTTCAGAAGGGACTGAGATTGGTTTAAAGGTAATTCCGCGACTACCTAAAACTATTTCGCCAATGATACAGGCGCGGCGCATATGGAAATCAGAGGTAATTAAATAAACGCTTTTAA comes from the Nostoc sp. PCC 7120 = FACHB-418 genome and includes:
- a CDS encoding AI-2E family transporter, with the translated sequence MSGIEAKNLWHRLNNLALVRFLLLVAAGWAIVQLLAYFETVIIIFTFAAILAFLLSYPVQWLRRFLPHSVAVVVVFLISIVILGGLLITVGVALLSQGQQLIDSISAFLTSLLPFLERIERLLSNRNLQIDLSVIQEQLRTQAVSTLVTSLAIVQQFLTNFVTFILIAVVAFFMLLDGEKLWNFILKIVPQKRRIRFTNIMRRSFLGFFRGQLLLCLFLTSSTFIIFLLLQVPFALILSVIVGILDIIPGIGATLGVGTITLIVLSQDVWLALKVLAACVVLQQIQDNLISPRIMQGSLNLNPVVVFFALLVGARVAGLLGVFISIPITGVIVSLFEIDEMKSEV
- a CDS encoding DUF2288 domain-containing protein, encoding MSDLRTELSETIDESEWEWLIPHAQRDAVILISLDLNLLDVGEAIASDNIPSVQRWIDEQLISKPSPQQLGEWNTNQQKRFNTLIIQPYVLVQEIAA